In Propionimicrobium sp. PCR01-08-3, one DNA window encodes the following:
- a CDS encoding MFS transporter: MASSVGSALEYYDFYIYGLATALIIGPLFFAPIGASASLIASFGTYAVGFAARPIGGIVFGHLGDKLGRKVILITTICLMGGSSFLIGVLPTYATAGIVAPILLILLRIVQGLGAGAEQAGATVLVSEFAPPKRRGFFAALPFVGIQIGTLIGAGTFALLGLASTDILHGWLWRVPFLCGAILVFVAVYIRSKLKESPAYVAFEQASAQKDEPVKMGLGEALRTSHRNILIGIGLRMAENGNSTIYSALLIAFLGTVPAFEGRTATIGPSGAVVAAVVAIFTVVGFGALSDKLGRVKVYRFGAGFLVLFSLPAFYLLTLGHIWLVLTVMGIGIGIGVQGMLGPQCSLMPELFGNSHRYTGVALSREVSAVFAGGIAPMLGAWFLQLTNNAWWTVGAYALVLSLITFLTTFVTPETAGRSLTDLEDAK; encoded by the coding sequence TTGGCCTCGTCAGTCGGCTCCGCCCTCGAGTATTACGACTTCTACATCTACGGGCTCGCCACGGCGCTCATCATCGGGCCCTTGTTCTTCGCCCCGATCGGGGCGTCGGCCAGCCTGATCGCGTCGTTCGGCACCTACGCCGTCGGCTTCGCGGCCCGGCCGATCGGCGGCATCGTCTTCGGCCATCTCGGTGACAAGCTCGGGCGCAAGGTCATTCTGATCACCACCATCTGTCTGATGGGTGGCTCAAGCTTCTTGATCGGTGTGCTGCCCACCTATGCAACCGCGGGCATTGTCGCCCCCATTCTGCTGATCCTGCTACGGATCGTTCAGGGACTCGGCGCCGGGGCCGAGCAGGCCGGCGCGACGGTGCTGGTGTCGGAGTTCGCTCCGCCGAAGCGACGCGGTTTCTTCGCCGCGTTGCCGTTCGTCGGGATTCAGATCGGCACTCTGATCGGCGCAGGTACGTTCGCGCTGTTGGGCCTGGCCAGCACCGACATTCTGCACGGCTGGCTGTGGCGAGTGCCCTTCCTATGCGGCGCCATCCTGGTCTTCGTCGCCGTCTACATCCGGTCGAAATTGAAGGAGTCGCCGGCCTACGTCGCCTTCGAACAGGCCAGCGCCCAAAAGGACGAGCCGGTCAAGATGGGGCTCGGCGAGGCCCTGCGTACCTCACATCGCAACATCCTGATCGGTATCGGGCTGCGAATGGCCGAGAACGGCAACTCCACCATCTATTCGGCACTGCTCATCGCCTTCCTCGGCACCGTGCCGGCCTTCGAGGGACGCACCGCCACCATCGGGCCGTCGGGAGCCGTGGTGGCCGCGGTCGTCGCGATCTTCACGGTGGTCGGCTTCGGTGCGCTCTCCGACAAGTTGGGACGCGTCAAGGTCTACCGCTTCGGTGCAGGCTTCCTGGTGCTGTTCTCGCTGCCAGCCTTCTACCTGCTCACTTTGGGGCATATCTGGCTGGTGCTCACCGTGATGGGCATCGGTATCGGAATCGGCGTGCAAGGCATGCTCGGCCCGCAGTGCTCGCTGATGCCCGAGCTGTTCGGCAACTCGCACCGCTACACCGGTGTCGCCTTGTCTCGCGAGGTATCCGCGGTGTTTGCCGGCGGTATCGCCCCGATGCTGGGTGCCTGGTTCTTGCAGCTCACCAACAACGCGTGGTGGACGGTCGGCGCCTACGCACTGGTGCTGTCTCTCATCACTTTCTTGACGACCTTCGTCACCCCGGAGACCGCGGGACGTTCGCTCACCGATCTGGAGGACGCCAAGTAA
- a CDS encoding amidohydrolase family protein translates to MAPQVADLLLEHAFIVTFDADGTVIADGAIAINDGAIIDLGPVDQLRARVNASAKRDLGGQIVIPGLVDAHLHTAQTMMRGLLTALSRKGDLRVPTWVEYLVPFESNLSEDDVELSGLLAYSTMLETGTTTFFEAGGPYPLSMAKAAWTTGIRGAVSQSTMDGGNRIPGSMQMSADQALQANINVVEALPHADDGSIRVTGGMSLRQIIACSTGLVKDIHREAQDRGVKVHTHLVEGTYEIDYALENFGHRPVEYLQSIGVFDHTLHGAHSVLVGDADITAYARHGVSACHCAKGNFGIGPAPAIRMRRRGVDIGLGTDGVAMLGTLDLFRVAMIARVGQQLVEGVGRHNRNEIDPREPLEMAIVGGAASMGLGEVIGSLETGKRADLVVISMDGPDAAGYDSEEAFLYECAAGQDVTEVYVEGRQVVADGHCTAVDTAEIRARARARARELGALLA, encoded by the coding sequence CCGGTCGATCAACTGCGCGCCCGGGTGAACGCCAGCGCGAAACGCGACCTCGGTGGCCAGATCGTGATCCCCGGCCTGGTCGACGCGCACCTGCACACGGCACAGACCATGATGCGCGGCTTGCTGACCGCGTTGAGCCGCAAGGGCGATCTGCGGGTGCCGACCTGGGTCGAATACCTGGTGCCGTTCGAGTCGAACCTCTCGGAGGACGATGTCGAGTTGTCGGGGCTGCTGGCCTACTCCACCATGCTGGAGACCGGCACTACGACCTTCTTCGAGGCCGGCGGGCCGTATCCGCTGTCGATGGCCAAGGCCGCGTGGACGACCGGTATCCGCGGCGCGGTTTCCCAGTCGACGATGGACGGCGGCAACCGGATCCCGGGCAGCATGCAGATGAGCGCCGACCAGGCGCTGCAGGCCAACATCAATGTCGTCGAGGCGCTCCCCCACGCAGATGACGGATCGATCCGGGTGACCGGAGGCATGTCGCTGCGCCAGATCATCGCCTGCTCGACCGGCCTGGTGAAAGACATACACCGCGAAGCCCAAGACCGCGGCGTCAAGGTGCACACCCATCTGGTGGAGGGCACCTACGAGATCGACTACGCCCTGGAGAACTTCGGGCATCGTCCGGTCGAGTATCTGCAATCGATCGGGGTCTTCGACCACACCTTGCATGGTGCGCATTCGGTTCTGGTCGGCGACGCCGACATCACTGCCTACGCCCGGCACGGCGTATCGGCCTGCCATTGCGCCAAGGGCAACTTCGGGATCGGTCCGGCACCGGCCATCCGGATGCGCCGCCGCGGCGTCGATATCGGCCTGGGCACCGATGGGGTCGCGATGCTGGGCACGCTTGATCTTTTCCGAGTCGCGATGATTGCCCGGGTGGGCCAGCAGCTGGTCGAGGGCGTGGGCCGGCATAACCGCAACGAGATCGATCCCCGCGAGCCGCTGGAGATGGCGATCGTCGGCGGTGCGGCGTCCATGGGGCTGGGCGAGGTGATCGGCTCGCTCGAGACCGGCAAGAGAGCAGACCTGGTGGTGATCTCGATGGACGGCCCGGACGCCGCAGGCTACGACTCCGAAGAGGCCTTCCTCTACGAGTGCGCCGCCGGCCAAGACGTCACAGAGGTCTACGTCGAGGGCCGCCAGGTGGTCGCCGACGGCCACTGCACCGCCGTCGACACCGCAGAGATCCGCGCCCGAGCACGTGCACGCGCCCGCGAACTGGGCGCGCTGCTGGCCTGA
- a CDS encoding ATP-binding cassette domain-containing protein: MNAFSALPVREIVAAPIDDERRGWPFSMAPVAQLLRDGLELTELTILVGENGVGKSTIIEAVAMAYGLSAEGGSTNERPSDRPTESRLHEHLALIRGIRQSRWGYFVRAETMHGLLTYLEEHPGADAPYHELSHGQAFNALLDQKLVHMAGRGGFLVLDEPEAGLSFMSQITLANQIGGLRDEGIQVLMATHSPILAAIPGAQIVELDETGFCRREWKDLMSVALYRRFLDDPGYFGLE, encoded by the coding sequence ATGAACGCTTTCAGCGCGTTACCGGTGCGCGAGATAGTCGCGGCTCCGATCGACGATGAACGGCGCGGCTGGCCCTTCAGCATGGCGCCGGTCGCGCAGCTGCTGCGCGACGGCTTGGAGTTGACGGAGCTGACCATCCTGGTCGGTGAGAATGGGGTCGGCAAATCGACCATCATCGAGGCGGTCGCGATGGCCTACGGGCTGAGCGCGGAGGGCGGCAGCACGAACGAGCGGCCGTCCGATCGTCCGACCGAATCCCGGTTGCACGAGCATCTCGCGCTGATACGCGGCATCAGGCAGTCGCGCTGGGGGTACTTCGTCCGGGCCGAGACCATGCACGGGCTGCTGACCTACCTCGAAGAACATCCCGGGGCGGACGCTCCGTATCACGAGCTGTCGCACGGCCAGGCGTTCAATGCGCTGCTCGATCAGAAGCTCGTCCACATGGCCGGGCGCGGCGGCTTCTTGGTGCTCGACGAGCCCGAAGCAGGTCTGTCGTTCATGTCACAGATCACTCTGGCAAACCAGATCGGCGGGCTGCGCGATGAGGGGATCCAGGTCCTGATGGCGACGCACTCCCCCATCCTCGCTGCGATTCCGGGTGCCCAGATCGTCGAGTTGGACGAAACGGGCTTTTGCCGGCGCGAGTGGAAAGACCTGATGTCGGTCGCGCTGTATCGGCGCTTTCTGGACGACCCGGGTTATTTCGGACTTGAGTAG
- a CDS encoding type II toxin-antitoxin system VapC family toxin, translating to MIVLDASAAVELTLSLRLSSGVQEHLEKARWQIAAPELLTVEVIQVLRRRVLAKVTSVEAAEEALDLLADLNIRFFSHQTLADRIWELRDNATAYDAAYLALAELLSAELLTADSRLAHSGGHAAKISLVS from the coding sequence ATGATCGTCCTTGATGCTTCTGCTGCGGTCGAGCTGACATTGTCCTTAAGGCTTTCTTCCGGGGTCCAAGAGCACCTGGAGAAAGCACGCTGGCAGATCGCTGCTCCCGAGCTTTTGACCGTAGAAGTCATCCAAGTACTGCGACGACGAGTCTTGGCCAAGGTGACGTCAGTGGAGGCTGCTGAAGAGGCCTTGGACTTGTTGGCGGATCTCAATATCCGTTTCTTTTCTCATCAGACCTTGGCCGACCGGATCTGGGAACTGCGTGACAACGCTACTGCCTATGACGCGGCCTATCTCGCGCTTGCAGAGTTATTGAGCGCAGAACTCTTGACCGCAGATTCTCGCCTCGCCCACTCGGGTGGACATGCTGCCAAGATCAGTCTGGTTAGTTGA